In Nostoc sp. GT001, a genomic segment contains:
- a CDS encoding DNA-directed RNA polymerase subunit gamma translates to MRPAQTNQFDYVKIGLASPERIRQWGERTLPNGQVVGEVTKPETINYRTLKPEMDGLFCERILSPAKDWECHCGKYKRVRHRGIVCERCGVEVTESRVRRHRMGYIKLAAPVAHVWYLKGIPSYISILLDMPLRDVEQIVYFNSYVVLSPGNAETLTYKQLLSEDQWLEIEDQIYSEDSVLQGVEVGIGAEALLRLLADINLEQEAESLREEIGNAKGQKRAKLIKRLRVIDNFIATGSKPEWMVMAVIPVIPPDLRPMVQLDGGRFATSDLNDLYRRVINRNNRLARLQEILAPEIIVRNEKRMLQEAVDALIDNGRRGRTVVGANNRPLKSLSDIIEGKQGRFRQNLLGKRVDYSGRSVIVVRPKLKIHQCGLPREMAIELFQPFVINRLIRSGMVNNIKAAKKLISRNDPSVWDVLEEVIEGHPVMLNRAPTLHRLGIQSFEPILVEGRAIQLHPLVCPAFNADFDGDQMAVHVPLSLESQAEARLLMLASNNILSPATGKPIITPSQDMVLGAYYLTAENPGATKGAGNYFSSLEDVIMAFQQDQIDLHAYIYVRFDGEIESDQPDTEPVKVTENEDGTRTLLYKFRRVRQDAKGNVLSQYIYTTPGRVIYNNAIQEALAS, encoded by the coding sequence ATGAGACCTGCCCAAACTAATCAGTTTGACTACGTAAAAATCGGCTTGGCTTCCCCTGAACGCATTCGCCAGTGGGGCGAGAGAACATTGCCCAATGGTCAAGTAGTCGGTGAAGTTACCAAGCCAGAAACAATTAACTACCGAACTCTCAAGCCAGAGATGGATGGCTTGTTTTGTGAGCGCATCTTGAGCCCAGCGAAAGATTGGGAATGTCATTGTGGCAAGTATAAGAGAGTTCGTCACAGAGGTATTGTTTGTGAGCGCTGTGGTGTAGAAGTCACCGAGTCACGGGTGCGTCGTCACCGCATGGGCTATATTAAACTCGCCGCACCAGTAGCTCATGTTTGGTATCTCAAGGGTATTCCTAGCTATATTTCCATCCTGTTGGATATGCCCTTGCGGGATGTCGAGCAGATTGTCTATTTCAACTCTTATGTTGTCCTGAGTCCAGGTAATGCCGAAACTTTAACTTACAAACAACTACTGAGTGAAGACCAGTGGTTGGAAATAGAAGACCAAATTTATAGCGAAGATTCTGTGCTGCAAGGCGTAGAGGTAGGTATTGGGGCTGAAGCGCTGTTGCGTTTGCTTGCCGATATCAATTTGGAACAAGAAGCCGAAAGCCTACGCGAAGAAATTGGCAACGCCAAGGGACAAAAGAGAGCCAAGCTAATTAAGCGACTACGGGTGATTGACAACTTCATCGCTACTGGTTCTAAACCAGAGTGGATGGTAATGGCAGTTATTCCCGTGATTCCGCCCGACTTGCGGCCAATGGTGCAACTAGATGGCGGACGGTTTGCTACTAGCGATTTGAATGATTTGTATCGGCGGGTAATTAACCGGAACAATCGTTTAGCACGCTTGCAAGAAATTTTGGCACCAGAGATTATTGTGCGGAACGAAAAGCGGATGCTGCAAGAAGCAGTGGACGCTTTGATTGACAATGGTCGTCGGGGACGCACTGTGGTAGGGGCAAATAACCGACCCCTGAAATCTTTGTCCGACATTATTGAGGGTAAGCAAGGACGTTTCCGACAAAACTTGTTAGGTAAACGAGTTGACTACTCTGGACGTTCGGTAATTGTGGTCAGGCCAAAGCTGAAAATTCACCAGTGCGGTTTGCCTAGAGAAATGGCAATTGAGCTATTTCAACCATTTGTGATTAACCGCCTGATTCGTAGCGGTATGGTGAATAACATCAAAGCTGCGAAAAAGCTGATATCCCGCAATGATCCCAGTGTTTGGGATGTGTTAGAAGAGGTGATTGAAGGACATCCTGTAATGCTAAATCGGGCACCAACATTGCACCGTTTGGGTATTCAGTCTTTTGAACCGATTTTAGTAGAAGGTAGAGCAATTCAATTGCATCCTCTGGTTTGTCCAGCGTTTAACGCCGACTTTGACGGCGACCAAATGGCGGTACACGTCCCTCTGTCGTTAGAAAGTCAGGCTGAAGCGCGGTTGTTGATGTTGGCTTCTAACAATATTTTGTCACCAGCCACAGGTAAACCGATCATCACGCCTAGCCAAGATATGGTGTTGGGAGCCTATTATTTAACAGCAGAAAATCCCGGTGCAACAAAAGGAGCAGGAAATTACTTTTCTTCGCTAGAGGATGTAATTATGGCTTTCCAGCAAGATCAAATTGACTTGCACGCCTATATTTACGTAAGGTTTGACGGCGAAATAGAATCAGACCAACCGGATACAGAACCCGTGAAAGTGACGGAAAACGAGGATGGTACTCGCACATTACTCTATAAGTTCCGTCGAGTCAGACAAGACGCTAAAGGCAATGTACTTTCACAGTATATATACACAACTCCTGGCCGCGTTATTTACAACAATGCCATTCAGGAAGCACTAGCAAGTTAA